One segment of Cynocephalus volans isolate mCynVol1 chromosome 8, mCynVol1.pri, whole genome shotgun sequence DNA contains the following:
- the RBBP4 gene encoding histone-binding protein RBBP4 has protein sequence MADKEAAFDDAVEERVINEEYKIWKKNTPFLYDLVMTHALEWPSLTAQWLPDVTRPEGKDFSIHRLVLGTHTSDEQNHLVIASVQLPNDDAQFDASHYDSEKGEFGGFGSVSGKIEIEIKINHEGEVNRARYMPQNPCIIATKTPSSDVLVFDYTKHPSKPDPSGECNPDLRLRGHQKEGYGLSWNPNLSGHLLSASDDHTICLWDISAVPKEGKVVDAKTIFTGHTAVVEDVSWHLLHESLFGSVADDQKLMIWDTRSNNTSKPSHSVDAHTAEVNCLSFNPYSEFILATGSADKTVALWDLRNLKLKLHSFESHKDEIFQVQWSPHNETILASSGTDRRLNVWDLSKIGEEQSPEDAEDGPPELLFIHGGHTAKISDFSWNPNEPWVICSVSEDNIMQVWQMAENIYNDEDPEGSVDPEGQGS, from the exons ATGGCTGATAAGGAAG cagCCTTTGACGACGCAGTGGAAGAACGTGTGATCAACGAGGAatacaaaatatggaaaaagaacactccttttctttatgatttGGTGATGACCCATGCTCTGGAGTGGCCCAGCCTAACTGCTCAGTGGCTTCCAGATGTAACCAG ACCAGAAGGGAAAGATTTCAGCATTCATCGACTTGTCCTGGGGACACACACATCGGATGAACAAAACCACCTTGTGATAGCCAGTGTGCAGCTCCCTAACGATGATGCTCAGTTTGATGCGTCACACTACGACAGTGAGAAAGGAG AATTTGGAGGTTTTGGGTCAGTTAGcggaaaaattgaaatagaaatcaagatcAACCATGAAGGAGAAGTAAACAGGGCCCGTTATATGCCCCAGAACCCTTGCATCATTGCAACAAAGACTCCATCCAGTGATGTTCTTGTTTTCGACTATACAAAACATCCTTCTAAACCAG ACCCTTCTGGAGAGTGCAACCCAGACTTGCGTCTTCGTGGACATCAGAAGGAAGGCTATGGGCTTTCTTGGAACCCAAATCTCAGTGGGCACTTACTTAGTGCTTCAGATGACCAC acCATCTGCCTATGGGACATCAGTGCCGttccaaaggaaggaaaagtGGTGGATGCGAAGACCATCTTTACAGGGCACACAGCAGTAGTAGAAGATGTTTCCTGGCATCTGCTCCATGAGTCTCTGTTTGGGTCAGTTGCTGATGATCAGAAACTTATGAT ttGGGATACTCGTTCAAACAATACTTCTAAACCAAGCCATTCAGTTGATGCTCACACTGCTGAAGTGAACTGCCTATCTTTCAATCCTTATAGTGAGTTCATTCTTGCCACAGGATCAGCTGACAAg ACTGTTGCCTTGTGGGATTTGAGAAATCTGAAACTTAAGTTGCATTCCTTTGAATCACATAAGGATGAAATATTCCAG GTTCAGTGGTCACCTCACAATGAGACTATTTTGGCTTCCAGTGGTACTGATCGCAGACTGAATGTCTGGGATTTAAG TAAAATTGGAGAGGAACAATCCCCGGAAGATGCAGAAGATGGGCCACCAGAGTTGTTG ttTATTCATGGTGGTCACACTGCTAAGATATCTGATTTCTCCTGGAATCCCAATGAACCTTGGGTGATTTGTTCTGTATCAGAAGACAATATCATGCAAGTGTGGCAGATG GCAGAGAACATTTATAATGATGAAGACCCTGAAGGAAGCGTGGATCCAGAAGGACAAGGGTCCTAG